In Saccharothrix violaceirubra, the following are encoded in one genomic region:
- a CDS encoding MFS transporter yields MTVIPARGQGIALAALCLSALMFGLEISSVPVILSTIGEVLHGDFTDLQWTMNAYTIACTTVLMASGALADRFGRKRLLVIAVATFGATSLLCGLAQDVTVLIAGRALQGMSGGTMLICQVAILSQQFPAGRQRTRAFGTWGIVFGTGLGFGPVIGGGLVALSNWRWVFLVHTVLAAVTLALTMRGVRESRDPTGNRLDIGGIVTLSLAVFGLVFFITQGPGLGLDSVLTLGSLVLAAAFGVAFVVIERSGSHPMVDFSVFRIRAFSGALLGSAAMNFSYWPLMIYLPIHLQRGLGYGTAATGVCLLAYTIPTLALPPVAERLAVKYRPGVIIPVGLYLIGLGFLLLYLGSGVADANWVTILPGSVLAGVGLGLANTPVTNTTTGSVPAERSGMASGIDMSARMISLAVNIALMGLILTLGISARLNDHPQLSGAQARALAEHVANGADLAALTHALPALPDPESTEALVRSALTHGFGLITLYGGIAASALATAGLVVFRVRRRTRVKDRHSRG; encoded by the coding sequence ATGACTGTCATCCCTGCTCGTGGACAAGGAATCGCGCTGGCGGCGCTGTGCTTGTCCGCCCTGATGTTCGGCCTGGAGATTTCCAGCGTGCCGGTGATCCTCTCGACCATCGGCGAGGTACTGCACGGCGACTTCACGGATCTGCAATGGACGATGAACGCCTACACGATCGCGTGCACGACCGTCCTGATGGCCTCGGGCGCCTTGGCGGACAGGTTCGGCCGCAAGCGGTTGCTGGTGATCGCGGTCGCCACGTTCGGCGCCACCTCGTTGCTGTGCGGGCTCGCACAGGACGTCACCGTGCTGATCGCGGGCAGGGCACTGCAGGGCATGAGCGGCGGGACGATGCTGATCTGCCAGGTGGCGATCCTCTCGCAGCAGTTCCCGGCCGGTCGACAGCGCACCCGCGCGTTCGGCACCTGGGGAATCGTGTTCGGCACCGGCCTCGGATTCGGGCCGGTCATCGGCGGTGGACTGGTCGCGCTGTCGAATTGGCGTTGGGTCTTCCTCGTGCACACGGTCCTGGCCGCGGTCACCCTGGCCCTGACCATGCGGGGTGTGCGGGAGTCCCGCGACCCGACGGGAAACAGGCTGGACATCGGCGGGATCGTCACGCTGTCCCTCGCCGTGTTCGGGCTGGTCTTCTTCATCACCCAGGGTCCCGGACTGGGTCTGGACAGCGTTCTGACGCTCGGCAGTCTGGTGCTCGCGGCGGCTTTCGGTGTCGCGTTCGTTGTCATCGAGCGGTCCGGTTCACACCCGATGGTCGATTTCTCGGTGTTCCGGATCCGCGCGTTCTCCGGCGCTCTGCTCGGCTCCGCGGCCATGAACTTCAGCTACTGGCCGCTCATGATCTACTTGCCGATCCACCTCCAGCGCGGTCTCGGCTACGGCACCGCGGCGACCGGCGTCTGCCTGTTGGCGTACACGATCCCGACGTTGGCACTTCCGCCGGTCGCGGAGCGGCTCGCGGTGAAGTACCGGCCAGGGGTGATCATCCCCGTGGGCCTGTACCTCATCGGGCTCGGGTTCCTGCTGCTCTACCTGGGAAGCGGCGTGGCCGACGCGAACTGGGTGACGATCCTTCCCGGTTCGGTGCTGGCGGGCGTGGGCCTCGGACTGGCCAACACACCGGTCACCAACACGACCACCGGCTCGGTGCCCGCCGAACGATCGGGCATGGCCTCCGGTATCGACATGAGCGCCCGGATGATCTCGCTGGCGGTCAACATCGCGCTGATGGGACTGATCCTCACCCTGGGCATCTCCGCACGCTTGAACGACCACCCACAGCTCAGCGGAGCGCAGGCACGGGCACTCGCCGAACACGTGGCCAACGGGGCGGACCTTGCCGCGCTGACGCATGCCCTTCCCGCACTGCCCGACCCGGAGTCGACCGAGGCACTCGTGAGATCGGCGTTGACGCACGGGTTCGGCCTGATCACGCTCTACGGAGGCATCGCGGCCTCGGCACTGGCGACCGCCGGCCTCGTCGTCTTCCGCGTTCGTCGGCGCACCCGGGTCAAAGACCGCCACAGTCGCGGGTGA
- a CDS encoding AfsR/SARP family transcriptional regulator encodes MGELRVLGAVEAWTGSGRVDLGHPRQRCVLAALVVDANQVVGADRLLDRVWGERIPQRWRETLHSYLSRLRRALDGFAHTSIARRSGGWELVVPPDTVDLHRFRRLVARGRDAADPATGVAAVEEAMALWRGEPFTGLDTDWIDSMRASLLQERWAAELERTDLALRVGRHAEILPGLAVRVREHPLDERLAAQYLVALYRNGRQADALAHYGAMRERLADELGADPGPDLRAVHRRILTADVTLTVGALSRRPVPRQLPPPPPHFVGRADESGVLTGTEAGLFALVGAGGIGKTSLALHWAHRHADRFPDGHLFVDLRGFSPAGEPLAARDALRGFVTALGVVDHDADDLDGLAALFRSLVADRRILVVLDNAATSDQVVPLLPGTGTCTVLITGRRELGSLVDRYGVRHLRLDVLSRDEARSALTGRLGRARVDAEPEPADDLIGLCGGHPLALSIVARRASTHPAIPLAEFADELRDLGLEVLDDEDPAASLPTVLSWSLRGLSAEQRAVFGWMGTAPGPDIGLPAAVALSGLSRAATRAALGSLVSASLLERRPGGRFAMHDLVRDYAATVDPESAEPALRRVVGYYLHTAHAADRLLDPHAEPIRLTPPESGVRPLPLPDHTSAMAWFDAEHADLLAAQRTAVAHGWHDIVWQLAWTLTTFHTRRGYRHDELAVWQAAVDAVAHASDPVAGVVAHRVLGTAYGRLGRYVEATSHLYEALSLAGDDLTQQALTHRHLPWIWERRGDLRRALEHARLALDLHRGLDRPVGEARALNSAGWYAAKAGDYDTADRHCRESLVLHREHGNPTGEANASDSLGYIAQQTGRHDEAVGYYTRAVDLFRALGYLYEVANTLDSLGHPYLALGRTDDARAVWQDASELYRSQRRDGDADRVRRQLEALDALRRPGRAASSEDD; translated from the coding sequence ATGGGAGAGTTGCGGGTTCTCGGCGCGGTCGAAGCGTGGACGGGGTCCGGCCGGGTCGACCTGGGGCATCCTCGGCAGCGATGCGTCCTGGCCGCGCTCGTGGTGGACGCCAACCAGGTCGTGGGCGCCGACCGGTTGCTGGACCGGGTGTGGGGAGAGCGGATTCCCCAGCGGTGGCGCGAGACCCTGCACAGCTACCTGTCGCGTCTGCGGCGTGCGCTCGACGGGTTCGCGCACACCTCGATAGCGCGGCGCAGCGGAGGCTGGGAGCTAGTGGTCCCACCCGACACGGTGGACCTGCACCGGTTCCGCCGGCTGGTGGCCAGGGGCCGCGACGCGGCGGACCCGGCGACCGGCGTCGCCGCGGTGGAGGAGGCGATGGCGCTGTGGCGCGGTGAGCCGTTCACCGGGTTGGACACGGACTGGATCGACTCGATGCGGGCCTCCTTGCTCCAGGAACGCTGGGCGGCGGAGTTGGAGCGCACGGATCTGGCCCTGCGTGTCGGACGGCACGCGGAAATCCTGCCCGGCTTGGCCGTCCGCGTCCGCGAGCACCCCTTGGACGAGCGGCTCGCCGCCCAGTACCTCGTGGCGCTCTACCGGAACGGCCGGCAGGCCGACGCCTTGGCGCACTACGGCGCGATGCGCGAGCGCCTCGCCGACGAACTGGGTGCGGATCCGGGTCCGGATCTGCGGGCCGTGCACCGGCGCATCCTCACCGCCGATGTCACGTTGACCGTCGGGGCCCTGTCCCGTCGGCCGGTGCCGCGGCAGCTACCGCCGCCACCGCCGCACTTCGTCGGCCGTGCCGACGAGTCGGGCGTGCTGACCGGAACGGAGGCCGGGCTTTTCGCGCTGGTCGGAGCCGGAGGCATCGGGAAGACCTCGCTGGCTCTGCACTGGGCGCACCGCCACGCGGACCGGTTCCCCGACGGTCACCTGTTCGTCGACCTGAGAGGGTTCAGTCCGGCGGGTGAACCCCTGGCGGCCCGGGATGCGCTGCGCGGGTTCGTCACGGCGCTCGGCGTCGTCGATCACGATGCCGACGACCTCGACGGCCTCGCGGCCTTGTTCCGCAGTCTGGTCGCGGACCGGCGGATTCTGGTCGTGCTGGACAACGCGGCCACTTCCGACCAGGTCGTGCCTTTGCTGCCGGGCACGGGCACGTGCACTGTGCTCATCACCGGCCGCCGTGAACTCGGCTCCCTGGTCGACCGGTACGGCGTTCGCCATTTGCGTCTGGACGTCCTGTCCCGCGACGAGGCGCGCTCCGCGCTGACCGGCCGCCTGGGCCGGGCACGGGTGGACGCGGAACCCGAGCCGGCTGACGACCTGATCGGGTTGTGCGGCGGCCACCCGCTCGCGTTGTCGATCGTGGCACGGCGGGCTTCGACCCACCCCGCGATTCCGCTGGCGGAGTTCGCCGACGAACTGCGCGACTTGGGTCTGGAAGTGCTGGACGACGAGGATCCCGCCGCGAGCCTTCCCACGGTGCTCTCCTGGTCCCTCAGGGGTTTGAGCGCGGAACAACGGGCTGTGTTCGGGTGGATGGGCACCGCGCCGGGACCCGACATCGGACTGCCGGCTGCGGTCGCCCTCTCCGGGTTGTCGCGTGCGGCGACCCGTGCGGCGCTGGGCTCCCTCGTGAGCGCGTCGCTGCTGGAGCGGCGTCCGGGAGGTCGTTTTGCCATGCACGACCTGGTCCGCGACTACGCGGCGACGGTCGATCCGGAGTCGGCCGAACCGGCACTGCGCAGAGTGGTGGGCTACTACCTGCACACGGCCCACGCCGCCGACCGGCTCCTCGACCCCCATGCCGAGCCGATCCGGCTGACACCGCCCGAGTCCGGCGTCCGACCGCTTCCACTGCCCGACCACACGTCGGCGATGGCCTGGTTCGACGCCGAGCACGCGGACCTGCTCGCGGCGCAGCGCACGGCCGTCGCGCACGGGTGGCACGACATCGTGTGGCAACTCGCTTGGACGCTTACCACCTTCCACACCCGGCGGGGCTATCGCCATGACGAGCTAGCGGTTTGGCAGGCGGCGGTGGACGCGGTGGCACACGCTTCCGACCCGGTCGCCGGCGTCGTCGCCCATCGGGTGCTCGGCACCGCCTACGGCAGGCTGGGACGTTACGTGGAAGCCACATCCCACCTGTACGAGGCGTTGTCGCTGGCGGGAGACGACCTGACCCAACAGGCGCTCACGCATCGGCATCTGCCGTGGATCTGGGAGCGACGTGGCGACCTGCGTCGGGCGTTGGAGCATGCCCGGCTCGCGCTGGACCTGCACCGTGGGCTCGACCGCCCGGTCGGCGAGGCCCGTGCGCTCAACTCGGCGGGGTGGTACGCCGCCAAGGCGGGCGACTACGACACGGCCGACCGGCACTGCAGGGAATCCCTCGTGCTGCACCGCGAACACGGCAACCCCACCGGCGAGGCGAACGCCTCCGACAGCCTGGGCTACATCGCCCAGCAGACCGGACGGCACGACGAAGCGGTCGGGTACTACACCAGGGCCGTCGACCTTTTCCGCGCGCTCGGCTACCTCTACGAGGTCGCCAACACTCTCGACAGCCTCGGTCACCCCTACCTCGCACTCGGGCGAACCGATGACGCACGGGCGGTGTGGCAGGACGCGTCGGAGCTGTACCGGAGTCAACGGCGCGATGGCGACGCCGACAGGGTGCGCCGCCAACTCGAGGCACTCGACGCACTGCGTCGACCCGGCCGCGCGGCCTCGTCCGAGGACGACTGA
- a CDS encoding cation:proton antiporter, translating into MEGVLEIVAVTVLGLVVIAAAAVLAPKLGVAAPLVLVLVGLALAVTPGIDDVEVEAEWILQGLLPPLLYASAVSMPAMNFRREFGVIGGLSVLLVVGSAVVLGLLFAWLIPDLGFVWGVALGAIVSPTDAVATSIIKGTSVPRRAVVILDGESLLNDATALVLLRTAIVATAAAFSFWGTLGTFAYAIAVAVVVGAVVGRVNLAVRRRVEDATVNTILSFTVPFVAAVPAELLGSSGLVAAVVAGLVTGYRGPRVLPPSHRMSDAQNWAMVELVLEGVVFLGMGLQLSTVLGGMRTGVGEAVGIAAGALAVTLLVRAGYVAPLLWGLRRRASRWRERQPHIAKMGERLDAGDLTPLRGRRPSERRARRLATRVRRSLADIDYLLDHPLGLREGVVVVWAGMRGAVTVAAAQTLPEDAPHRPLLVFVAFAVATLSLLVQGGTVGPLVKILFRNRAEDGSEQDDERRQILALLQETAHGISRSSDMSVKQHKLAIVKAQRDALLDARDDGVFDADTLSNALRTLDAAQLTLELRGGPNG; encoded by the coding sequence ATGGAAGGCGTGCTGGAGATCGTCGCCGTGACCGTCCTGGGCCTGGTCGTCATCGCCGCCGCGGCCGTGCTCGCCCCGAAGCTGGGCGTGGCCGCGCCGCTCGTGCTGGTCCTGGTGGGCCTGGCCCTGGCCGTGACGCCGGGCATCGACGACGTCGAGGTCGAAGCGGAGTGGATCCTCCAGGGACTCCTGCCGCCGCTGCTCTACGCCTCGGCGGTGTCCATGCCCGCCATGAACTTCCGCCGCGAGTTCGGCGTGATCGGCGGCCTGTCGGTGCTGCTGGTGGTGGGCAGCGCCGTGGTCCTGGGTCTGCTGTTCGCGTGGCTGATCCCGGACCTGGGTTTCGTGTGGGGCGTGGCGCTGGGCGCGATCGTCAGCCCCACGGACGCCGTGGCGACGTCGATCATCAAGGGCACGTCCGTGCCACGCCGGGCCGTGGTGATCCTCGACGGCGAAAGCCTGCTCAACGACGCCACGGCCCTGGTGCTGCTGCGCACCGCGATCGTGGCCACGGCGGCGGCCTTCTCGTTCTGGGGCACGCTGGGCACGTTCGCCTACGCCATCGCCGTGGCCGTGGTCGTGGGGGCCGTGGTCGGCCGCGTGAACCTGGCGGTCCGACGCCGGGTCGAGGACGCGACCGTGAACACGATCCTGTCGTTCACCGTGCCGTTCGTGGCCGCCGTCCCGGCGGAGCTGCTCGGCAGTTCGGGCCTGGTCGCGGCGGTGGTCGCGGGCCTGGTCACCGGGTATCGCGGTCCGCGCGTGCTGCCGCCGTCGCACCGCATGTCGGACGCCCAGAACTGGGCGATGGTCGAACTGGTCCTCGAAGGCGTGGTCTTCCTCGGCATGGGGTTGCAGTTGTCGACCGTCCTCGGCGGCATGCGCACCGGGGTGGGGGAGGCCGTCGGGATCGCGGCGGGCGCCCTGGCCGTGACGCTGCTCGTCCGCGCCGGCTACGTGGCGCCGCTGCTGTGGGGGCTGCGCCGCCGGGCGTCGCGCTGGCGCGAGCGCCAACCCCACATCGCGAAGATGGGCGAACGCCTGGACGCGGGCGACCTGACCCCGTTGCGCGGGCGTCGGCCGTCCGAACGCCGGGCGCGTCGCCTGGCCACCCGGGTCCGCCGCTCGCTGGCCGACATCGACTACCTGCTGGACCACCCGCTGGGGTTGCGGGAAGGCGTGGTCGTGGTGTGGGCGGGCATGCGTGGCGCCGTGACCGTGGCGGCGGCCCAGACGCTGCCCGAGGACGCGCCGCACCGTCCGCTGCTGGTGTTCGTGGCGTTCGCCGTGGCCACGCTGTCGTTGCTCGTGCAGGGCGGCACCGTCGGACCGCTGGTGAAGATCCTGTTCCGGAACCGGGCCGAGGACGGGTCCGAACAGGACGACGAACGCCGGCAGATCCTGGCGTTGCTCCAGGAAACCGCCCACGGCATTTCGCGTTCGTCGGACATGTCGGTCAAACAACACAAACTGGCGATCGTGAAGGCACAACGCGACGCCCTGCTCGACGCCCGCGACGACGGCGTGTTCGACGCGGACACCCTGTCCAACGCCCTGCGCACACTGGACGCCGCCCAGCTCACCCTCGAACTGCGCGGTGGCCCGAACGGTTGA
- a CDS encoding DUF6247 family protein gives MSFPAAHPHEPGRPPGKGLDEDGLDAAPEWVGDVEAASLFGSPEAIRDALLPEHAVEFDAAFDTALTAARRTLRLDRLRETLQVWRRIALLTRQDPAAAGRLVAATSEIRRARAARPGTVSWASLREELGR, from the coding sequence GTGAGTTTCCCGGCTGCGCATCCACACGAGCCTGGCCGACCTCCCGGCAAGGGGTTGGACGAGGACGGGCTCGATGCCGCGCCCGAGTGGGTGGGCGATGTCGAGGCGGCATCGCTGTTCGGGTCGCCCGAGGCGATCCGGGATGCGCTCCTGCCCGAGCACGCGGTCGAGTTCGACGCGGCATTCGACACCGCGCTGACGGCGGCCCGCCGTACCCTGCGGTTGGACCGGCTGCGAGAGACGTTGCAGGTGTGGAGGCGGATCGCCCTGCTCACAAGGCAGGATCCCGCTGCAGCAGGCCGCCTGGTTGCCGCGACCTCCGAGATACGCCGTGCCCGTGCGGCGCGTCCGGGTACCGTCTCGTGGGCTTCGCTCCGCGAAGAACTGGGGCGATAG
- a CDS encoding glycosyltransferase family 39 protein codes for MILREIGGRLSWGVVAVSASVVALLVVFAGGYGYHGDELYFLACGRRLAWGYPDQPPLTPALARLMDIVAPDSLVVLRLPAALAAGATVLFVGLIAREMGGRARAQVIAALGAAVSGPVLVPGHMLHTTTIDICLSAALAWLAVRVVRTGDRRLLLVAGLVLGVGLLNKYQIGLVAVGLVLGLLVVGPREVLRGPWLAGGVLVALLVWSPNLVWQFTHGWPQWRMAGVLSDNGGNGARLAFLPMQLVYVSPFLVPLWVAGLVRLSRSVDARPFRFLAVGWVLLVVVFVAAAGSPLYLFGAYPGLLAAGGVAFDGWLERGLRARKVAVGVSLVGSAAFVVPLALPLVPVDKLSVVPVLRFNGLAAEQFGWPELARTISEVRRGVPDDTVVVTENFGEAGALERYGVGRPPVYSGYRGYGEWGHPPDGVTTALLVRPGRSPGPPEWARDACRGLRQVAVTGNDRGVANKEWGGQVWLCEGLAEPWSELWPRIRHLK; via the coding sequence GTGATCTTGAGGGAGATCGGTGGGCGGTTGTCGTGGGGTGTCGTTGCGGTTTCCGCTTCTGTGGTCGCGTTATTGGTCGTGTTCGCCGGTGGGTACGGGTACCACGGCGACGAGTTGTACTTCCTGGCCTGCGGGCGGCGGTTGGCCTGGGGGTATCCGGATCAGCCGCCCTTGACGCCGGCCCTGGCGCGACTCATGGACATCGTCGCGCCGGATTCTCTTGTGGTGCTCCGACTTCCGGCCGCGTTGGCGGCCGGGGCGACGGTGTTGTTCGTGGGACTCATCGCCCGTGAGATGGGCGGACGGGCCCGAGCCCAGGTCATCGCCGCCCTGGGGGCCGCCGTGTCCGGGCCGGTGTTGGTTCCCGGGCACATGTTGCACACCACGACGATCGACATCTGCTTGTCCGCGGCGTTGGCCTGGCTCGCGGTGCGTGTGGTGCGGACCGGGGATCGGCGGTTGTTGCTCGTCGCCGGGCTGGTGCTCGGGGTCGGACTGCTGAACAAGTACCAGATCGGGCTGGTGGCGGTCGGGCTGGTGCTCGGGCTGTTGGTGGTCGGGCCCCGGGAAGTGCTGCGCGGACCGTGGTTGGCGGGTGGGGTGCTGGTGGCTCTGCTCGTGTGGTCGCCGAACCTGGTCTGGCAGTTCACCCACGGCTGGCCGCAGTGGCGGATGGCCGGGGTCCTCAGCGACAACGGGGGCAACGGGGCCCGGTTGGCGTTCCTGCCGATGCAGTTGGTCTACGTCAGCCCTTTCCTCGTGCCGTTGTGGGTGGCCGGGCTCGTCCGGTTGTCGCGCTCGGTCGACGCGCGGCCCTTCAGGTTCCTGGCTGTGGGTTGGGTGCTGTTGGTCGTCGTGTTCGTGGCGGCGGCGGGGTCGCCGCTCTACCTGTTCGGCGCCTACCCGGGGTTGCTCGCGGCCGGCGGGGTGGCTTTCGACGGGTGGTTGGAGCGGGGGCTTCGGGCCCGGAAGGTCGCCGTGGGGGTGTCGTTGGTGGGGTCCGCGGCGTTCGTGGTGCCGTTGGCGCTTCCCCTGGTTCCGGTGGACAAGTTGTCGGTCGTCCCCGTTCTGCGCTTCAACGGTCTCGCGGCGGAGCAGTTCGGGTGGCCGGAGTTGGCTCGGACGATCTCGGAGGTTCGCCGGGGAGTGCCCGACGACACCGTGGTCGTGACCGAGAACTTCGGCGAGGCCGGGGCGTTGGAGCGGTACGGGGTCGGTCGTCCTCCGGTCTACAGCGGGTACCGGGGGTACGGGGAGTGGGGACATCCGCCCGATGGCGTGACCACCGCGTTGCTGGTCCGGCCCGGCAGGTCCCCTGGTCCGCCGGAGTGGGCGCGGGACGCTTGTCGGGGGCTTCGCCAGGTCGCGGTGACGGGCAACGACCGGGGTGTCGCCAACAAGGAGTGGGGCGGACAGGTGTGGTTGTGCGAAGGGCTCGCGGAGCCGTGGAGCGAACTATGGCCACGTATTCGTCACCTGAAGTAA
- a CDS encoding RICIN domain-containing protein, protein MSMRVIVAAAAGSLAVLLSAAPAQAQIASPTDAVVTSVAVLGSSDRADSGEQGSVGVATLSQLHNRGLPGNWCLANRHPKVFMWECNSSYKDQRWTLNGKGQLVNAASGKCLAMHANGHVFTHTCTASYTDQRWYKHVKTGGYQYENKSHHGNCLAAHNDREVFGWRCDNAYPDQR, encoded by the coding sequence ATGAGTATGCGTGTAATCGTGGCCGCCGCAGCGGGATCGCTCGCGGTACTGCTGTCGGCCGCGCCGGCCCAGGCGCAGATCGCGTCGCCGACCGACGCCGTGGTCACGTCCGTCGCGGTGCTCGGTTCGTCCGACCGCGCGGACTCCGGCGAGCAGGGCTCGGTCGGTGTCGCCACCCTGTCGCAACTGCACAACAGGGGGCTGCCAGGCAACTGGTGCCTGGCCAACCGCCACCCCAAGGTGTTCATGTGGGAGTGCAACAGCTCGTACAAGGACCAGCGGTGGACGTTGAACGGCAAGGGCCAGTTGGTGAACGCCGCGAGCGGCAAGTGCCTGGCGATGCACGCCAACGGGCACGTCTTCACCCACACCTGCACCGCCTCGTACACGGATCAGCGGTGGTACAAGCACGTGAAGACCGGCGGCTACCAGTACGAGAACAAGAGCCACCACGGAAACTGCCTGGCCGCGCACAACGACCGCGAGGTCTTCGGCTGGCGGTGTGACAACGCCTACCCCGATCAGCGCTAG
- a CDS encoding Lrp/AsnC family transcriptional regulator: MPSDQRPTIDATDDLILQLLQQDGRMSTADLARAINMSASSTADRVRRLTDQGVIQGYRAVVDPAALGYPLTAFIRVRLTTGVANPFRELLQTTPTITEAHHLTGDDCYLLKVLARSMPDLEELTGRLVTFGHLTTNIVFSSPVDGRTLPPAEDHA; this comes from the coding sequence GTGCCTTCGGATCAGCGGCCGACGATCGATGCGACCGACGACCTCATCCTCCAACTCCTGCAACAGGACGGGCGGATGAGCACCGCAGACCTCGCGCGAGCGATCAACATGTCGGCCTCGTCCACCGCCGACCGGGTACGACGCCTGACCGACCAGGGCGTCATCCAGGGCTACCGGGCCGTCGTCGACCCCGCCGCCCTCGGCTACCCGCTGACCGCGTTCATCCGCGTCCGTCTCACGACCGGCGTCGCCAACCCGTTCCGCGAGTTGCTCCAGACCACGCCCACGATCACCGAGGCGCACCACCTCACCGGCGACGACTGCTACCTGCTGAAGGTCCTGGCCCGATCAATGCCCGACCTGGAAGAGCTGACCGGCAGACTCGTCACCTTCGGCCATCTCACCACCAACATCGTCTTCTCCAGTCCCGTAGACGGCCGCACCCTGCCACCCGCCGAAGACCACGCCTGA
- a CDS encoding recombinase family protein → MAAKTDDDQALFDEWLRSERDKAERGKSQDPYVHLGLRFAFYGRTSTTRHQDARSSRAWQLDVAWRVVDGHGTIVESFFDEGCSRLRSWDRRPEAARLLAALADPARRIEAVVLGEFERGFAGRQIWQVAKVLTEHDVRLWLPETDGPVDFDDPEHRNLMRTLAAQSQREAIRSRTRSLEAMRAQTREQGRYLGGRAPYGYRLVDGGPHPNRAHAKWGRRLQRLEPDPATAPHVTWIFEQRVAGRSLAGIARALNERGVPSPSQVDRDRNRHRVGSVWAVPTVAAILGNPRYTGRQVWNRVTNDRENTPLTSKRAAQRPNAIDRWAVSASLAHTPLVGTRVFTAAQKVRAARPTGDGGGRTYLLSGLAVCGICGRRMDSHWVHGRAGYRCRHGRTSASAPDPAADRMLYWREDVLLTRLATALASHRGDEVAARDVPGLLRESGRSVVCHRETAEWDARPVGKSPVQTGS, encoded by the coding sequence ATGGCAGCGAAGACCGACGACGACCAGGCGTTGTTCGACGAGTGGCTCCGTTCGGAGCGGGACAAGGCAGAGCGCGGGAAGTCCCAGGATCCGTACGTCCACCTCGGGCTGCGGTTCGCCTTCTACGGGCGCACGTCGACCACTCGGCACCAGGACGCGAGGTCCTCGCGGGCCTGGCAGCTCGACGTGGCCTGGCGGGTGGTGGACGGGCACGGGACGATCGTCGAGTCGTTCTTCGACGAGGGGTGTTCGCGGTTGCGGTCGTGGGACCGGCGGCCCGAGGCGGCCCGACTGTTGGCGGCGTTGGCCGATCCCGCACGCCGGATCGAGGCCGTCGTGCTCGGCGAGTTCGAGCGGGGGTTCGCGGGCCGGCAGATCTGGCAGGTCGCGAAGGTCCTGACGGAGCACGACGTCCGGTTGTGGTTGCCGGAGACCGACGGGCCGGTGGACTTCGACGATCCGGAGCACCGCAACCTGATGCGGACGTTGGCCGCGCAGTCGCAGCGCGAGGCCATCCGCAGCCGCACCCGGTCGTTGGAGGCGATGCGGGCCCAGACCCGCGAGCAGGGGCGGTACCTGGGCGGTCGGGCGCCGTACGGGTACCGGCTAGTGGACGGGGGTCCGCATCCCAACCGGGCGCACGCGAAATGGGGGCGGCGCCTGCAGCGCCTGGAGCCCGACCCCGCCACGGCACCGCACGTGACGTGGATCTTCGAGCAGCGGGTCGCCGGGCGGAGCCTGGCCGGGATCGCGCGGGCGCTCAACGAACGCGGCGTCCCCTCACCATCCCAAGTGGACAGAGACCGGAATCGGCATCGCGTCGGAAGTGTCTGGGCGGTGCCGACGGTGGCGGCGATCCTCGGCAATCCCCGGTACACGGGCCGGCAGGTGTGGAACCGGGTGACCAACGACCGGGAGAACACGCCGCTCACCTCCAAGCGTGCCGCGCAGCGTCCGAACGCGATCGACCGGTGGGCGGTCTCGGCGTCGCTCGCCCACACCCCGCTGGTGGGCACCAGGGTGTTCACCGCGGCGCAGAAGGTCCGGGCGGCCCGGCCCACAGGCGACGGCGGTGGACGGACCTACCTGTTGAGCGGGTTGGCGGTCTGCGGGATCTGCGGGCGGCGGATGGACTCGCACTGGGTGCACGGTCGGGCGGGCTACCGGTGTCGGCACGGGCGCACCAGTGCGAGCGCGCCCGATCCGGCGGCGGACAGGATGCTGTACTGGCGTGAGGACGTGCTGCTGACGCGGCTCGCGACCGCGTTGGCTTCGCATCGGGGCGACGAGGTCGCGGCGCGCGATGTGCCGGGTCTTCTCCGGGAGTCGGGTCGGAGCGTCGTCTGCCACCGGGAGACCGCGGAGTGGGATGCGCGCCCCGTGGGAAAAAGCCCAGTTCAGACCGGGTCTTGA
- a CDS encoding DNA-binding protein codes for MAHEGDGDPDPTVVLDRNREQQATVYGESLGVLFGRLGTQLGLTQARIGGLLGLSAPMISQLASGRRVKIGNPMAVQRLQSLVDLGFKVTSGEVPAADVEARLADIAGQGAVVTKGVQTGGTPSARAAARAVQSLLRAVAGAEELLDAASMIEARHPDIAAVLRVYGAGRTGDAVEHYAANVDQM; via the coding sequence ATGGCACACGAAGGTGACGGCGATCCGGACCCCACCGTCGTCCTCGACCGCAACCGCGAGCAGCAGGCCACGGTCTACGGGGAATCGCTCGGGGTGCTCTTCGGCCGGTTGGGCACACAACTCGGACTGACGCAGGCCCGGATCGGCGGACTGCTCGGCCTGTCCGCGCCCATGATCTCGCAACTCGCGAGCGGGCGACGAGTGAAGATCGGCAACCCGATGGCGGTCCAGCGTCTGCAATCCCTCGTCGACCTGGGCTTCAAGGTCACCTCAGGGGAGGTGCCCGCCGCGGATGTCGAGGCACGGCTGGCCGACATAGCCGGTCAGGGTGCCGTCGTGACGAAGGGCGTGCAGACCGGAGGCACGCCCTCCGCGCGCGCCGCGGCACGGGCAGTTCAGTCTTTGCTGCGGGCGGTGGCGGGTGCCGAGGAACTGCTCGACGCCGCCTCGATGATCGAGGCCAGGCACCCGGACATCGCGGCCGTGCTGCGCGTGTACGGCGCGGGTCGGACCGGCGATGCCGTGGAGCACTACGCCGCCAACGTCGACCAGATGTAG